The following nucleotide sequence is from Synergistaceae bacterium.
TTAGCTCTACTGAGTGGGTGCCTCCTGAATACTTCAGAAAAAATATGTGGGGGAAAAATAAACCTTTCTTGAAAAAAGTTGCAGGACTTCACGGCGATACTATCGAGCAAGGAGATAACGGTCTTATTCTTATTAATGGTGTTCCATTCCCTAACAGTGCACCTCGTTCTCATGACAGAGCTGGAAGGTTCCTACGGGCTTTTCAGCTTCCTGTGACTCTGGCTTCTGATGAGGTCTGGCTCATGAGCGATTCTCCGTTCGGCTTCGATTCCCGTTATCTGGGGACAGCTAAATTATCAAGATGTTATAAAGCCATCCCTTTATTAACTTTCTAATCATGCCCACACTTAGAGTATTTTCTCGAAAAACTAAATTTTAATTTCTTATAATTTCTTCTTCTTCTTTCTGCCAATCTATGCCTTTTTCTCTTAATATTTTTTGCATTTCCTTTT
It contains:
- a CDS encoding S26 family signal peptidase, yielding MTIRIGSILGAFICSKCLILNTTASVPRGLWLKLDTLPKKGDFVQVPIEAFSSTEWVPPEYFRKNMWGKNKPFLKKVAGLHGDTIEQGDNGLILINGVPFPNSAPRSHDRAGRFLRAFQLPVTLASDEVWLMSDSPFGFDSRYLGTAKLSRCYKAIPLLTF